Proteins encoded within one genomic window of Brenneria nigrifluens DSM 30175 = ATCC 13028:
- a CDS encoding type II toxin-antitoxin system HigB family toxin, whose product MHVISRLPFNEAALKYPNSAAALFDLLSILEKQQFSSPDEMRKQLPSLDNFKYRNKWWVIDVSDNTLRLMAFIDYRLQKIFVKHIVTHAKYDKLTKSYRENKE is encoded by the coding sequence TTGCATGTAATCAGCAGGCTGCCATTCAACGAGGCGGCATTGAAATATCCAAACAGCGCCGCAGCACTTTTTGACTTGCTGAGCATTTTGGAAAAACAGCAGTTTAGCAGCCCGGATGAAATGAGGAAGCAACTCCCTTCACTGGATAACTTCAAGTACCGGAACAAATGGTGGGTCATTGATGTGTCAGACAATACGCTACGACTCATGGCTTTCATTGATTACAGATTGCAGAAGATTTTCGTCAAGCACATCGTGACTCATGCCAAGTACGACAAACTGACGAAAAGCTATAGAGAGAACAAAGAATGA
- the lldD gene encoding FMN-dependent L-lactate dehydrogenase LldD — MIISASTDYRAAAQRKLPPFLFHYIDGGAYNEHTLRRNTADLADIALRQRILKNMSELSLETQLFGEKLAMPVALAPVGLTGMYARRGEVQAARAAAQKGIPFTLSTVSVCPIEEVAPAIDRPMWFQLYVLKDRGFMRNALERAQAAGVKTLVFTVDMPVPGARYRDAHSGMSGPNASARRLLQAVTHPRWAWDVGLNGKPHDLGNVSAYRGKPTTLEDYIGWLAANFDPSISWQDLAWIREFWTGPMIIKGILDPEDAREAVKFGADGIVVSNHGGRQLDGVLSTAHALPAIADAVKGDITILADSGIRTGLDVVRMIALGADGVLLGRAFVYALAAAGEAGVVNLLNLIDKEMRVAMTLTGAKSIAEIGADSLAYGISPGVR; from the coding sequence ATGATCATTTCCGCTTCAACGGACTACCGCGCGGCGGCGCAGCGCAAGCTGCCGCCGTTTCTGTTCCACTATATTGACGGCGGCGCGTATAACGAGCATACCCTCAGGCGCAATACCGCCGATCTGGCCGATATCGCGCTACGCCAGCGCATCCTGAAAAACATGTCCGAGCTGAGTCTGGAGACGCAGTTATTCGGTGAGAAGCTGGCGATGCCGGTGGCGCTGGCCCCCGTGGGTCTGACCGGCATGTATGCCCGACGCGGAGAAGTGCAGGCCGCGCGCGCGGCGGCGCAAAAAGGCATTCCGTTTACCTTGTCCACCGTCTCGGTCTGCCCCATCGAGGAAGTGGCGCCCGCCATCGACCGCCCCATGTGGTTTCAGCTTTACGTATTGAAAGATCGCGGTTTTATGCGCAACGCGTTGGAGCGCGCGCAGGCGGCGGGCGTGAAGACGCTGGTCTTTACCGTGGATATGCCGGTTCCGGGAGCGCGTTATCGCGATGCGCATTCCGGGATGAGCGGCCCGAATGCATCCGCCCGCCGTTTGTTGCAGGCGGTGACGCATCCGCGGTGGGCGTGGGACGTCGGCCTGAACGGCAAACCGCACGATCTCGGCAACGTCTCCGCCTATCGCGGGAAACCGACCACGCTGGAAGATTATATCGGCTGGCTGGCAGCGAACTTCGATCCCTCCATTTCGTGGCAAGATTTGGCGTGGATCCGTGAGTTCTGGACCGGCCCGATGATCATCAAAGGCATTCTCGACCCGGAGGACGCCAGAGAGGCGGTGAAATTCGGCGCGGATGGCATCGTGGTTTCCAACCACGGCGGCCGCCAGCTCGACGGCGTGCTGTCGACGGCGCACGCCTTGCCGGCGATCGCCGACGCGGTAAAAGGCGATATCACCATTCTGGCGGATTCCGGCATTCGCACCGGACTGGATGTGGTGCGGATGATTGCGCTGGGCGCGGACGGCGTGCTGCTGGGACGCGCCTTTGTCTATGCGCTGGCGGCCGCGGGCGAGGCGGGCGTGGTTAACCTGCTAAACCTGATCGACAAAGAGATGCGCGTGGCGATGACGTTGACCGGCGCCAAATCCATCGCCGAAATCGGCGCGGACTCGCTGGCGTATGGCATATCGCCGGGCGTTCGCTAA
- a CDS encoding aldehyde dehydrogenase family protein has product MSSPLCRCAGVTTGILPWNFPFFLIARKAAPALITGNTIVIKPSEITPNNAIIFAEIIHNIGLPKGVLNIVTGFGPTVGQELDMGPLISAAALQRVEDKVAKAVSQGAKVLIGGQRAGGTGYFYPPTLLVDVKQDMPIMHEEVFGPVLPVATFATLEEAMAMANDSEYGLTSSIYTQNINTAMQALKQLKFGETYINRENFEAMQGFHAGWRKSGVGGADGKHGLQEYLQTHVAYLQFH; this is encoded by the coding sequence TTGTCATCACCACTGTGTCGCTGCGCCGGCGTCACCACCGGTATTCTGCCATGGAATTTTCCGTTCTTCCTCATCGCCCGCAAGGCCGCGCCGGCGCTGATCACCGGTAACACCATCGTTATCAAGCCCAGCGAAATTACGCCCAACAACGCGATAATTTTCGCCGAAATCATTCATAACATCGGTTTGCCCAAAGGGGTACTGAACATCGTCACCGGCTTCGGCCCCACCGTGGGACAAGAGCTGGATATGGGGCCGTTAATCAGCGCGGCGGCGTTGCAGCGGGTGGAGGACAAAGTGGCGAAAGCCGTATCGCAGGGGGCGAAAGTGTTGATCGGCGGCCAGCGCGCAGGCGGAACCGGTTATTTTTACCCGCCGACGCTGCTGGTGGACGTTAAACAGGATATGCCGATTATGCATGAAGAGGTGTTCGGCCCGGTGCTGCCGGTGGCGACATTCGCCACGCTGGAAGAGGCCATGGCCATGGCCAACGATAGCGAATACGGCCTGACGTCGTCGATCTATACGCAAAATATCAACACCGCGATGCAGGCGCTGAAGCAGCTGAAATTCGGCGAAACCTATATCAATCGCGAGAATTTCGAGGCGATGCAGGGTTTCCATGCGGGGTGGCGTAAATCGGGCGTCGGCGGCGCCGACGGCAAACACGGCTTGCAGGAATATCTGCAAACGCACGTGGCTTATCTACAATTCCACTAA
- a CDS encoding type II toxin-antitoxin system PrlF family antitoxin, which produces MAALTELKPVDICESKITERGQTTIPATILRTLNLKKGVDRIQYRVLPNGDVLIPRKNDDESDPVIGRFLEFLARDIAANPATSLQPLSAELVDRIGGLVAGVEWGDLDSPLSDDED; this is translated from the coding sequence ATGGCTGCACTAACTGAACTTAAACCGGTTGATATCTGCGAATCAAAAATTACGGAGCGTGGGCAGACCACTATTCCGGCCACGATCCTGCGTACCCTGAATTTAAAAAAAGGCGTGGATCGTATTCAGTACCGCGTATTGCCGAACGGCGATGTATTGATTCCCCGTAAAAACGATGACGAGTCCGACCCCGTTATTGGTCGTTTTCTTGAATTCCTCGCTCGTGATATCGCGGCCAATCCGGCCACATCACTTCAGCCGTTATCTGCTGAACTGGTGGATCGCATCGGTGGGCTTGTCGCCGGTGTGGAATGGGGAGATCTGGATTCACCATTATCGGATGATGAGGATTGA
- a CDS encoding type II toxin-antitoxin system YhaV family toxin codes for MDGKTYNINGWYVVAHPLFIRQLEELTKEVEKLKVESSDGYKNKKATKRLAAIWHLIMNVITVDPANSVFRQGDTLGAEYKHWFRAKFYQQYRLFFRYDSGSRIIILAWVNDVQSLRTYGAKTDAYKVFNNMLESGHPPDDWEQLLAECNDQHAFKQLLGQSQDI; via the coding sequence ATGGACGGGAAAACATATAATATCAACGGATGGTATGTTGTGGCGCACCCGCTGTTTATTCGGCAGTTGGAGGAATTGACGAAGGAGGTTGAAAAATTAAAGGTGGAAAGCTCGGATGGCTATAAGAATAAGAAAGCGACTAAACGTCTTGCCGCCATCTGGCACCTGATTATGAACGTCATTACCGTCGATCCCGCCAATTCCGTGTTTCGACAAGGGGATACATTGGGGGCTGAATACAAGCACTGGTTTCGCGCCAAATTTTATCAACAGTACCGCCTGTTTTTTCGCTACGATTCCGGCAGCAGAATTATCATTCTCGCTTGGGTTAACGATGTTCAAAGCCTGCGCACATATGGCGCAAAAACTGACGCATACAAAGTATTCAACAATATGCTCGAAAGCGGCCATCCGCCGGATGACTGGGAGCAGCTACTTGCTGAATGTAACGATCAGCATGCTTTCAAGCAGTTATTGGGACAATCGCAAGATATTTGA